Genomic window (Nymphaea colorata isolate Beijing-Zhang1983 chromosome 1, ASM883128v2, whole genome shotgun sequence):
CTAACGAAGAAACCTTGGAATGTCGCATGCACGAAAAGATTGTCGAAGAAGACACGATATTTTATAGACGAACTTCAACTTCAAAGCACCTTTTCCCATCACAAGAAGACAGACCAAGCAACCTTCACAATCTCCAATCCCCAGGACAAACCAGAGACAGAATTTACCCCAATACCAAAAACTCACGACTCTAACTTCTATCATAAGGATTCATGACGGCCACTACACCCGTGCATGTTAAAAAGCAAGACAACAACACAAACACGGGACTACAAATGACTTACCCGGTTACCCATGCACAACGGGTAGCCATCACACAACATTGACCCCAAAATACATCTTGCCACAATTTTCAACCATGAACATGCATAAGGACCGTTTGCATCACGCTTTATAAAGCAGCCTCCTGACGGCGTCAGCTTTGTCCTTCTCCACGGTAGCCAACAGCTGCTCGACCCTCCCCTTCACGACCCTCTCCTTCAGATCATCAACCTCCTTCTCCAAGCTCCTTAAGCGGCTGCAAGTCTCCTCCAGCACCACCGTTTGCGGCACCTGCACCACCAGCCATATGCTCAAAATGCTTCACATTGATGTTAATATTATAGGTAAGATCTACTGCATCCCAAAGGCGTTTGGTCCAACAGTCAAGGTGAAAGTCAATAAGCGGTTGGTTTCAAGGGTGGGCATGGGGTTGGGCCGCCGTCGGGTACTCGAAACCCAGCCTAAATCTGGGCCAAGAAAACCGGCCTCAATCCGGGCCAAGAAAGCCTGGTCGGACCTCACAGGCCGACCAGATGCCCACCCTTGGTTGGT
Coding sequences:
- the LOC116260672 gene encoding transcription factor ILI6-like; the encoded protein is MSSSGSNSPVSACSSGSTDQKVEQLIKQLKNLLPELRNTPQGVTLYCASGSRDLKRKPTKGGHLVPQTVVLEETCSRLRSLEKEVDDLKERVVKGRVEQLLATVEKDKADAVRRLLYKA